The following proteins are co-located in the Doryrhamphus excisus isolate RoL2022-K1 chromosome 15, RoL_Dexc_1.0, whole genome shotgun sequence genome:
- the ddx5 gene encoding probable ATP-dependent RNA helicase DDX5 isoform X2, translating into MPGYADRDRGRDRDRDRDRGYGGGPPRFGGSRGGGGGGGKFGNPGDRLRKKHWNLDELPKFEKNFYQEHPDVSRRPMQEVEQYRRAKTITVKGRNCPNPIVNFHEASFPSYVMDVINKQNWTEPTPIQAQGWPLALSGNDMVGIAQTGSGKTLSYLLPAIVHINHQPFLERGDGPICLVLAPTRELAQQVQQVAAEYGRASRLKSTCIYGGAPKGPQIRDLERGVEICIATPGRLIDFLEAGKTNLRRCTYLVLDEADRMLDMGFEPQIRKIVDQIRPDRQTLMWSATWPKEVRQLAEDFLKDYVQINVGALQLSANHNILQIVDVCNDGEKENKLIRLLEEIMSEKENKTIIFVETKRRCDDLTRRMRRDGWPAMGIHGDKSQQERDWVLNEFKYGKAPILIATDVASRGLDVEDVKFVINFDYPNNSEDYIHRIGRTARSQKTGTAYTFFTPNNMRQASDLVSVLREANQAINPKLLQMAEVRGGKSNWSFKGRQRW; encoded by the exons ATGCCGGGATACGCCGACAGAGACCGTGGCAGAGACAGGGATAGGGACAGAGACCGAGG CTACGGCGGCGGCCCTCCTCGTTTTGGTGGGAGCCGAGGCGGTGGTGGCGGTGGAGGAAAGTTCGGCAACCCTGGTGACCGCCTAAGGAAGAAACACTGGAATCTGGACGAGCTTCCTAAGTTCGAGAAAAACTTTTACCAGGAGCACCCTGATGTATCGAGGAGGCCTATG CAAGAAGTTGAACAATACAGGAGGGCCAAAACGATCACGGTGAAGGGGAGAAACTGCCCAAATCCCATCGTAAATTTCCACGAAGCAAGTTTTCCAT CCTACGTTATGGATGTGATCAACAAGCAAAACTGGACTGAACCAACCCCCATTCAGGCTCAGGGCTGGCCTTTAGCACTGAGTGGCAATGATATGGTCGGCATCGCCCAGACTGGCTCTGGCAAAACTCTATCG TACCTGTTGCCTGCGATTGTTCACATCAACCACCAGCCTTTCCTGGAGCGTGGTGATGGACCCATT TGCTTGGTGCTGGCCCCAACACGTGAGCTGGCACAGCAGGTACAGCAGGTGGCTGCAGAGTACGGCAGAGCCTCTCGCCTCAAGTCCACCTGCATCTATGGAGGAGCACCCAAGGGGCCACAGATCCGTGATCTTGAAAGAG GTGTGGAGATTTGCATTGCAACGCCAGGCAGGCTTATTGACTTCCTTGAAGCAGGAAAGACTAACCTGCGTCGCTGCACTTACCTCGTGTTGGACGAGGCTGACAGAATGCTGGACATGGGCTTTGAACCACAGATCAGGAAGATTGTTGACCAAATCAGG cCTGATCGGCAAACTCTGATGTGGAGCGCCACTTGGCCCAAAGAGGTGCGTCAGTTGGCTGAAGACTTCCTGAAAGACTACGTGCAGATCAACGTTGGCGCCCTGCAACTCAGTGCCAACCACAACATCCTTCAGATTGTCGATGTGTGCAACGATGGCGAGAAGGAGAACAA ACTAATTCGCCTGCTGGAGGAAATCATGAGCGAGAAGGAGAACAAGACCATCATCTTTGTGGAGACAAAGAGGCGATGTGATGACCTGACCAGGAGGATGAGGCGGGACGG ATGGCCAGCCATGGGAATCCATGGAGATAAGAGCCAGCAGGAGAGAGACTGGGTTCTTAATG AGTTCAAATACGGCAAGGCTCCGATTCTCATCGCCACAGATGTCGCCTCCAGAGGTCTAG ATGTTGAGGACGTGAAATTTGTCATCAACTTTGACTACCCCAACAACTCTGAGGACTATATCCACCGCATTGGCAGAACGGCCCGTAGCCAAAAGACAGGCACGGCTTACACCTTCTTCACCCCCAACAACATGAGGCAGGCCAGCGACCTCGTCTCTGTGCTCCGCGAGGCCAACCAGGCCATCAACCCAAAGCTCCTCCAAATGGCGGAAGTCAGAGGAGGTAAATCAAATTG GTCGTTCAAGGGGCGGCAGAGGTGGTGA
- the ddx5 gene encoding probable ATP-dependent RNA helicase DDX5 isoform X1, with amino-acid sequence MPGYADRDRGRDRDRDRDRGYGGGPPRFGGSRGGGGGGGKFGNPGDRLRKKHWNLDELPKFEKNFYQEHPDVSRRPMQEVEQYRRAKTITVKGRNCPNPIVNFHEASFPSYVMDVINKQNWTEPTPIQAQGWPLALSGNDMVGIAQTGSGKTLSYLLPAIVHINHQPFLERGDGPICLVLAPTRELAQQVQQVAAEYGRASRLKSTCIYGGAPKGPQIRDLERGVEICIATPGRLIDFLEAGKTNLRRCTYLVLDEADRMLDMGFEPQIRKIVDQIRPDRQTLMWSATWPKEVRQLAEDFLKDYVQINVGALQLSANHNILQIVDVCNDGEKENKLIRLLEEIMSEKENKTIIFVETKRRCDDLTRRMRRDGWPAMGIHGDKSQQERDWVLNEFKYGKAPILIATDVASRGLDVEDVKFVINFDYPNNSEDYIHRIGRTARSQKTGTAYTFFTPNNMRQASDLVSVLREANQAINPKLLQMAEVRGGRSRGGRGGDYERRDRYSSGRRDFGSFRDRDGSRGFDNGPNKAFSANTQNGGYGGNNGGGSNGFGGGSYNGNGQSFNNQAAAYPPQNNFQPQQNGTSHPPFPFPPAQAPQQHPPPLVSYAMPPQFPQ; translated from the exons ATGCCGGGATACGCCGACAGAGACCGTGGCAGAGACAGGGATAGGGACAGAGACCGAGG CTACGGCGGCGGCCCTCCTCGTTTTGGTGGGAGCCGAGGCGGTGGTGGCGGTGGAGGAAAGTTCGGCAACCCTGGTGACCGCCTAAGGAAGAAACACTGGAATCTGGACGAGCTTCCTAAGTTCGAGAAAAACTTTTACCAGGAGCACCCTGATGTATCGAGGAGGCCTATG CAAGAAGTTGAACAATACAGGAGGGCCAAAACGATCACGGTGAAGGGGAGAAACTGCCCAAATCCCATCGTAAATTTCCACGAAGCAAGTTTTCCAT CCTACGTTATGGATGTGATCAACAAGCAAAACTGGACTGAACCAACCCCCATTCAGGCTCAGGGCTGGCCTTTAGCACTGAGTGGCAATGATATGGTCGGCATCGCCCAGACTGGCTCTGGCAAAACTCTATCG TACCTGTTGCCTGCGATTGTTCACATCAACCACCAGCCTTTCCTGGAGCGTGGTGATGGACCCATT TGCTTGGTGCTGGCCCCAACACGTGAGCTGGCACAGCAGGTACAGCAGGTGGCTGCAGAGTACGGCAGAGCCTCTCGCCTCAAGTCCACCTGCATCTATGGAGGAGCACCCAAGGGGCCACAGATCCGTGATCTTGAAAGAG GTGTGGAGATTTGCATTGCAACGCCAGGCAGGCTTATTGACTTCCTTGAAGCAGGAAAGACTAACCTGCGTCGCTGCACTTACCTCGTGTTGGACGAGGCTGACAGAATGCTGGACATGGGCTTTGAACCACAGATCAGGAAGATTGTTGACCAAATCAGG cCTGATCGGCAAACTCTGATGTGGAGCGCCACTTGGCCCAAAGAGGTGCGTCAGTTGGCTGAAGACTTCCTGAAAGACTACGTGCAGATCAACGTTGGCGCCCTGCAACTCAGTGCCAACCACAACATCCTTCAGATTGTCGATGTGTGCAACGATGGCGAGAAGGAGAACAA ACTAATTCGCCTGCTGGAGGAAATCATGAGCGAGAAGGAGAACAAGACCATCATCTTTGTGGAGACAAAGAGGCGATGTGATGACCTGACCAGGAGGATGAGGCGGGACGG ATGGCCAGCCATGGGAATCCATGGAGATAAGAGCCAGCAGGAGAGAGACTGGGTTCTTAATG AGTTCAAATACGGCAAGGCTCCGATTCTCATCGCCACAGATGTCGCCTCCAGAGGTCTAG ATGTTGAGGACGTGAAATTTGTCATCAACTTTGACTACCCCAACAACTCTGAGGACTATATCCACCGCATTGGCAGAACGGCCCGTAGCCAAAAGACAGGCACGGCTTACACCTTCTTCACCCCCAACAACATGAGGCAGGCCAGCGACCTCGTCTCTGTGCTCCGCGAGGCCAACCAGGCCATCAACCCAAAGCTCCTCCAAATGGCGGAAGTCAGAGGAG GTCGTTCAAGGGGCGGCAGAGGTGGTGATTACGAGCGCCGGGAtaggtattcgtcaggaaggagAGATTTTGGCAGTTTTAGGGACAGGGATGGCAGTCGGGGCTTTGATAACGGACCAAACAAGGCGTTCAGTGCAAACACACAGAATGGAGGCTACGGGGGGAACAATGGCGGCGGCAGCAACGGCTTTGGGGGGGGCAGCTACAACGGCAATGGACAGTCCTTTAATAACCAGGCGGCGGCCTACCCCCCTCAGAACAACTTCCAGCCCCAGCAGAATGGCACCAGCCACCCTCCCTTCCCCTTCCCCCCAGCACAGGCTCCTCAGCAGCATCCACCCCCCCTCGTGTCCTATGCTATGCCGCCCCAGTTCCCCCAGTAA
- the LOC131103593 gene encoding envoplakin-like, whose translation MSKKQESSAVKITRTQATDLASLIARMQKNADRVEKNILQAEDLLTVDKQRDGRNQALIHQKENADNLAEAEGLLKDLFMDVDKAKRLQHPQASEIERDVRNLHDRWVKDCSTYRDLYDQVQDLMPKQRIDWGSALDDKQRRVDTEGYGRSLADVEKHIAAHNILHQEIEAYSGQLTPDTTSSQGQYAILKGKHDKLLESSRRRRKHLASLYDYMQSCAKELDYLSQQQDRILQRDWSDRMIDPPTVRMEYEKFKSNGLLSHEREVNQLLEEGDRLLDRKHPGSPAIQAHRDAVQNGWQSFLNLCLAQENHLDNVEDYKKFQLDAETLSESLDRLTSNLDPNLLTGKSNSEVLLELQGDEPAVKRNEQRLAALRQLSRNIAPLKLRRSKLTTPTMAVALCDWQDEQGAVRRGDQLTLKSIYDHEMWELQDSSKRTKTLPGACFVVPAPDDEAMQKVNSFEKMLADLKNKRSAIMTSLKTPVVEVDRPHNAVSVRSTPEDPKAAKLSGQLDELHSGLDLCKLDIQKRMRAPLDNRNPVLDLENRLQDHKKSAQSARRLESEKSALQRDLDPILTKKPLGPNASILPLQLAAANTKMDDINSLVDLYDKKASASMFLERQMQKVDGMVSGLEQQLVKDGSIPDQTNALISRSRQLQDARQAVSLKKDDVNTLGRDLDLTKQVCSSLQQNFNEYCPDIRRQESEVKHLKNRFTSVSNQLQERSTLIQEATNKNQDFQNAAQSLDFFLVNLPNNTIKATDDVGQITSRHSSQRRVMEDIQRKSDDVRRIQDLSRDLQNTLNEYEIKSNTYRATLDDEDEDEDDEDDDDEPVLKKRQSSTMAQAVQRKEKDLVNRFAEVSAENEQLLNQIGTAKKIILRNEDQVSSVAFNQQLQLQSQRKDMEEAETVKRDLNEELSRRLAAEKDLETYRQRYLSLKSRRGVERLEEKEVVEYYRDAKVEAELKSLKSKMKDEEYKRSRTLSEIDILNAKMIQMEKDLIGVEPKLVTKVLTEYERDPQLEKEAEKMQSEIQRIRLELQTRSSEMIQVKNELTLLVQQKPKIREKVVKKEVVRLEKDPEMLKAVFTFKNDLAAEESHCLSLNSSIFSIRGQINTLERLIPTIEPTVVTKVVKQVQQDPESLEESNKLRMALEEEKDENVILLKDLTTLQLRYGEVEKLRPKYEVKEVINEIFRVDPETEVELLRLRKEMQALGQKRGDLENETDVVMTTLTALRAQKPKIEYKEVTQDVIKEEKSPEVIRELQRLSNQVSRLQVNYNSTMELLMHLRKERDDLKAEKSKVETKLVTKELIKYENDPLLEKEVNRLRRTVREETQQRRSAEECVFDLQNQFILLERQKPEEKLVVQEVVRLQKDPKQILEHERLNNSLDEEVKARRKLEMEVRQLRALIQEKETTVAQMDERQKKIQIESELRHIRAQILELETTPKPVEEKIVIEEVLKVERDPKLEKLIDGTRVEMESEGNQIHRLQREISSMKMKLEILEKEKKTEKVVYREVVRVEKDPAVEAERDHLRDLVAQERNMRRDNEDNLQGFRMKISHLETSVSVISQEETTLVANKNNVLREKEELLRQLKLLESQRQNISMTFQQQSKLMSERTQMARQRSLKATSEIQRLERDILNEKDKHHQKEALILELKESIRKDDQAETHTRETNLSTRVTILDPDTGKDLAPYDAYAKGLIDRDQYIQLSELECDWEEITSMGPDGDTTVLQDRKSGMQYSVKDALKDGRLTQYDVMLYKDGKMPISEFALLVAGETRKPYVPPLASPKSPIKSSPLSPIKSSPLSPIKSSPMSPLSSMPTSLRSSYTALNSHSGSVNNLGASLADEQFPISGIFDLTTESRMSVRSALTRKLIDADTALKLLEAQAASGGIVDLAKKDKLSVHKAAEHGLIDNAHMYKLLNAQKAFTGIEDPLTKARLSVGQAAQKGYIPDENARWYIEAQYLTGGFVDPTKPGRLTLQEAKESNVIDSKTADDLQDGSAYTKVLVDPVSKEKISYKEAIQRSRRDASTGLLLLPAASSDETDSPSYSNFRFNSANNKI comes from the exons ATGTCCAAGAAGCAGGAAAGCAGCGCTGTGAAGATCACCAG GACCCAGGCCACCGACCTGGCTTCCCTCATTGCTCGCATGCAGAAGAATGCGGATCGAGTGGAGAAGAACATCCTGCAAGCGGAGGACCTGCTGACGGTG GACAAGCAGCGTGATGGCAGGAACCAGGCTCTGATCCACCAGAAGGAGAATGCGGACAACCTGGCGGAGGCGGAAGGCCTGCTGAAGGACCTCTTCATGGACGTGGACAAGGCCAAGCGTCTGCAGCACCCGCAGGCTTCCGAGATCGAGCGAGA CGTCAGGAACCTCCACGACCGCTGGGTGAAGGACTGTTCCACGTACAGGGATCTCTACGACCAAGTGCAGGACTTGATGCCCAAACAGAGGATCGACTGGGGTTCGGCGCTGGATGACAAGCAG AGGCGTGTAGACACGGAGGGCTACGGACGCAGCCTGGCCGATGTGGAGAAACACATCGCAGCGCACAACATCCTGCATCAGGAGATCGAGGCCTACAGCGGCCAGCTGACTCCTGACACCACGTCTTCACAG GGCCAGTACGCCATCCTGAAGGGAAAACACGACAAGCTTTTG GAGAGCTCCCGAAGGAGACGCAAGCACTTGGCCTCCCTCTACGACTACATGCAAAGCTGCGCCAAGGAGCTGGACTACCTGTCCCAGCAGCAGGACCGGATCCTGCAGAGGGACTGGAGCGATCGCATGATTGACCCCCCCACCGTCCGCATGGAGTATGAG AAATTCAAAAGCAACGGTCTGCTGTCACACGAACGGGAGGTGAACCAGCTCCTGGAGGAAGGAGATCGGCTGTTGGACAGGAAACATCCTGGAAGCCCAGCAATACAG GCCCACAGAGACGCCGTGCAGAACGGATGGCAGTCCTTCCTCAACTTGTGTCTGGCGCAGGAAAACCACCTGGACAATGTTGAAGACTACAAGAAG TTCCAGCTGGATGCAGAGACATTGTCCGAGTCCCTGGACAGACTCACCTCCAACCTGGACCCCAACCTTTTGACCGGCAAGAGCAATTCCGAGGTCCTCCTGGAactccag GGAGACGAACCGGCGGTAAAGCGGAACGAGCAACGCCTGGCGGCTCTCAGACAACTGAGCCGCAACATCGCACCTCTGAAGCTCCGTCGAAGCAAGCTGACCACGCCCACCATGGCCGTCGCTCTGTGTGACTGGCAGGACGAGCAA GGAGCCGTGAGGCGTGGTGACCAGCTCACATTGAAGTCCATTTATGATCATGAGATGTGGGAGCTCCAAGATAGCAGCAAGAGGACCAAGACCCTCCCCGGGGCGTGTTTCGTGGTGCCGGCGCCTGACGACGAGGCCATGCAGAAAGTCAACAG TTTTGAGAAGATGTTGGCGGATTTGAAGAACAAAAGATCAGCCATAATGACCTCGCTGAAGACCCCCGTCGTGGAGGTGGATCGCCCCCACAATGCAG TTTCAGTCCGAAGCACCCCAGAAGACCCCAAAGCCGCAAAACTATCCGGACAGCTAGATGAGCTCCACAGCGGTCTAGATCTTTGCAAACTGGACATCCAGAAACGCATGAGGGCCCCTCTGGACAACCGAAACCCGGTGCTGGACCTGGAAAACAGGCTGCAAGACCACAAG AAATCCGCCCAGTCGGCCAGAAGGCTGGAGTCCGAGAAGTCTGCCCTCCAGAGAGACCTGGACCCCATTCTGACCAAGAAACCACTCGGCCCCAACGCCTCCATCTTGCCACTCCAACTGGCTGCTGCCAACACCAAAATGGACGACATCAACAGCCTTGTTGATCTTTATGATAAAAA AGCTTCGGCCTCCATGTTCCTGGAGAGACAAATGCAGAAGGTAGACGGCATGGTCTCCGGGTTGGAGCAGCAGCTGGTGAAGGATGGTTCCATTCCAGACCAAACAAACGCCCTGATCAGTCGTAGCCGTCAGCTGCAG GACGCTCGTCAGGCCGTTTCCTTAAAAAAGGATGACGTGAACACGTTGGGCAGAGACTTGGACCTGACCAAGCAAGTGTGTAGCTCCCTGCAGCAGAACTTCAACGAGTACTGCCCGGACATCCGCCGCCAGGAGAGCGAAGTGAAGCATCTGAAGAACCGCTTCACCAGCGTCAGCAATCAACTCCAGGAAAG GTCTACCCTGATTCAGGAGGCCACCAATAAGAACCAGGACTTCCAGAATGCCGCCCAGTCGCTGGATTTCTTTTTGGTCAATTTGCCAAACAACACAATCAAAGCTACGGACGATGTGGGCCAAATAACGTCCAGGCACAGCTCTCAGAGG AGAGTGATGGAGGACATTCAGAGGAAGTCGGATGACGTGCGTCGAATCCAGGATCTCTCCCGTGACCTTCAGAACACCTTGAAT GAATACGAAATCAAATCCAACACATACCGCGCCACtctggatgatgaagatgaggatgaagacgatgaagatgatgacgaTGAACCCGTTTTGAAAAAGCGTCAAAGTTCCACGATGGCTCAGGCCGTCCAGAGGAAG GAAAAAGACTTGGTGAACCGTTTTGCTGAGGTGTCTGCGGAGAACGAGCAGCTTCTCAACCAGATAGGGACAGCCAAGAAGATCATCCTCAGG AACGAAGACCAAGTCAGCAGCGTGGCGTTCAACCAGCAGCTGCAGCTCCAGAGCCAGAGGAAAGACATGGAGGAGGCTGAGACGGTGAAGAGGGACCTGAACGAGGAGCTGTCCCGTCGCTTGGCTGCGGAGAAGGACCTGGAGACGTACAGGCAGAGATACCTGTCCTTGAAGAGCAGGCGAGGAGTGGAGAGGttggaggagaaggaggtggTGGAGTACTACCGTGATGCCAAAGTGGAAGCCGAGCTCAAGTCTCTGAAGAGCAAGATGAAAGATGAAGAATATAAGAGGTCGAGAACCCTTTCGGAGATAGACATCCTGAATGCCAAGATGATCCAGATGGAGAAAGATCTGATTGGCGTCGAGCCCAAGCTGGTCACCAAAGTGCTAACCGAATATGAACGAGACCCACAGCTTGAGAAGGAAGCTGAGAAGATGCAGAGTGAGATACAGCGAATACGCCTGGAGCTCCAAACCAGAAGCTCTGAGATGATTCAAGTGAAGAATGAGCTCACTCTGCTGGTTCAGCAGAAGCCCAAAATCAGGGAAAAGGTGGTGAAGAAGGAAGTGGTGCGGCTGGAGAAGGATCCCGAGATGCTAAAAGCTGTTTTCACGTTCAAGAACGACCTGGCAGCAGAAGAATCTCATTGCCTGTCCCTCAACAGCAGTATCTTCAGCATCAGGGGCCAAATAAACACGCTGGAGAGGCTCATCCCCACCATCGAACCCACCGTTGTCACCAAGGTGGTGAAGCAGGTTCAACAAGATCCAGAATCACTGGAAGAGTCCAACAAACTCCGAATGGCcttggaggaggagaaagatgaAAACGTCATCTTGCTGAAGGACCTGACCACACTCCAGTTGCGTTACGGCGAAGTGGAGAAGCTGCGGCCCAAATATGAAGTCAAGGAGGTCATCAATGAGATTTTCCGAGTGGACCCTGAGACGGAGGTGGAGCTGCTGCGTCTGAGGAAGGAGATGCAGGCCTTGGGCCAGAAACGCGGCGATCTGGAGAATGAGACGGACGTGGTGATGACCACGCTGACTGCTCTGCGAGCTCAGAAGCCCAAGATCGAGTACAAGGAGGTGACCCAGGATGTCATCAAAGAGGAGAAAAGTCCAGAGGTCATCAGGGAGCTTCAGCGGCTGAGCAACCAGGTTTCCCGTCTCCAAGTCAACTACAACTCCACCATGGAGCTCCTGATGCATCTCCGCAAAGAACGAGATGATTTGAAAGCGGAAAAATCCAAAGTGGAGACAAAGCTGGTGACGAAGGAGCTGATCAAGTATGAGAACGACCCTCTTCTGGAGAAAGAGGTGAACAGACTTCGGAGGACGGTTCGAGAAGAGACTCAGCAACGCCGCAGTGCGGAGGAATGTGTCTTCGACCTCCAGAACCAGTTCATCCTGCTGGAGCGGCAGAAGCCCGAGGAGAAGCTGGTGGTGCAGGAAGTGGTGCGTctccagaaggaccccaaacaGATCTTGGAGCACGAGAGGTTGAACAATTCCCTCGACGAGGAAGTCAAAGCCCGTCGGAAGCTGGAAATGGAGGTCAGGCAGCTGAGAGCGCTGATCCAAGAGAAGGAGACCACGGTGGCTCAGATGGACGAACGCCAGAAGAAGATTCAAATCGAGTCCGAGCTCAGGCACATCAGAGCTCAGATCCTTGAGCTGGAGACCACTCCAAAACCAGTTGAGGAAAAGATCGTCATCGAGGAGGTCCTGAAAGTGGAGCGGGACCCCAAGCTGGAGAAGCTCATCGATGGCACGCGCGTTGAGATGGAAAGCGAAGGAAACCAAATTCATCGCCTGCAGAGGGAAATCAGCAGCATGAAGATGAAGCTGGAAATCCTggaaaaggagaagaagacGGAGAAGGTGGTGTACAGGGAAGTTGTTCGTGTGGAGAAGGACCCGGCGGTGGAGGCCGAGAGGGACCACTTGAGGGATCTGGTTGCACAGGAGCGAAATATGAGACGGGACAACGAAGACAACCTTCAGGGCTTCCGAATGAAAATCAGTCACCTGGAGACTTCGGTTTCTGTAATCAGCCAGGAGGAGACCACGCTGGTCGCCAACAAGAACAACGTGCTCAGAGAAAAGGAGGAACTTCTCAGGCAGCTGAAATTGCTGGAGAGCCAAAGGCAGAACATCAGCATGACCTTCCAGCAGCAGTCCAAGCTGATGAGTGAAAGAACCCAGATGGCGAGGCAGAGGAGCCTGAAGGCGACGTCTGAAATCCAAAGGCTGGAGAGGGACATCCTGAACGAGAAAGACAAACATCACCAAAAGGAGGCGCTCATCCTGGAGCTGAAGGAGAGCATCAGGAAGGACGACCAGGCGGAAACCCACACCAGAGAGACCAACCTTTCCACCAGGGTCACCATCTTGGATCCGGACACGGGCAAAGACCTGGCTCCGTACGACGCCTACGCCAAAGGCTTGATCGATCGCGACCAGTACATTCAGCTGTCGGAACTGGAGTGCGACTGGGAAGAAATCACCTCCATGGGCCCGGATGGGGATACCACGGTTCTTCAGGATCGGAAGAGCGGGATGCAGTACTCGGTCAAAGACGCCCTGAAAGATGGCCGCCTGACCCAGTATGATGTCATGCTCTACAAGGACGGAAAAATGCCCATTTCCGAATTTGCTCTTCTTGTGGCTGGAGAAACCCGGAAACCGTATGTTCCTCCGCTCGCAAGCCCAAAGTCCCCCATCAAGTCGTCCCCGCTGTCCCCCATCAAGTCGTCCCCGCTGTCCCCCATCAAGTCCTCTCCGATGTCTCCCTTAAGCTCCATGCCGACCTCCCTGAGGTCCTCCTACACGGCATTGAACAGCCACAGCGGCAGCGTCAACAACCTCGGCGCTTCCTTAGCCGATGAGCAGTTCCCCATCTCCGGCATCTTCGACCTCACCACGGAAAGCCGCATGTCGGTGAGAAGCGCCTTGACTCGCAAGCTCATCGACGCCGACACGGCGCTCAAGCTTCTGGAAGCGCAGGCGGCCTCGGGCGGGATCGTGGATCTGGCCAAGAAAGACAAGCTGTCCGTCCACAAGGCCGCCGAGCACGGCCTGATTGACAACGCCCACATGTACAAGCTCCTCAACGCTCAGAAGGCCTTCACCGGGATTGAGGATCCTCTCACCAAAGCGCGTCTCTCCGTGGGACAGGCGGCCCAGAAAGGCTACATCCCCGACGAGAACGCCCGCTGGTACATCGAGGCGCAGTACCTCACCGGCGGGTTCGTGGACCCCACCAAACCGGGCCGCCTCACGCTGCAAGAAGCCAAGGAAAGCAACGTGATTGACAGCAAGACGGCTGACGACCTCCAAGACGGGTCCGCCTACACCAAAGTCCTGGTGGACCCCGTCAGCAAGGAGAAAATATCCTACAAGGAGGCCATCCAACGCTCCAGGAGGGACGCCAGCACGGGACTCCTGCTCCTCCCTGCCGCCTCCAGCGATGAAACCGACTCCCCGTCCTACTCCAACTTCCGCTTCAATTCCGCCAACAACAAAATCTAG
- the LOC131103652 gene encoding serotonin N-acetyltransferase-like: protein MQSPPSVSPAIQRRHTLPASEVRPLNTQDAVSVFEIEREAFISVSGECPLHLDEVRHFLTLCPELSMGWFEEGRLVAFIIGSLWDGDRLTAEALTLHKPRGSTVHIHVLAVHRTFRQQGKGPILMWRYLQYLRCLPNVRRAVLMCEDFLVPFYRKSGFKVLGRCAITVGSLTFKEMWYPISGHAYMRRNSEAIRFPNTPLTVPLAKTDENMDV, encoded by the exons ATGCAGTCGCCGCCCTCCGTGTCGCCCGCCATCCAGAGGAGACACACGCTTCCTGCCAGCGAGGTCAGGCCTCTCAACACGCAGGATGCCGTCAGCGTGTTCGAGATCGAGCGAGAAG ccTTCATCTCCGTGTCGGGCGAGTGTCCCCTCCACCTGGATGAAGTGCGTCACTTCCTGACTCTGTGTCCAGAACTCTCCATGGGCTGGTTTGAGGAGGGCCGGCTGGTGGCCTTCATCATCGGCTCCCTGTGGGACGGCGACCGCCTCACCGCT GAGGCCCTGACCCTGCACAAGCCCCGCGGCTCCACGGTCCACATCCACGTTCTGGCGGTCCACCGCACCTTCAGGCAGCAGGGCAAGGGTCCCATCCTGATGTGGCGCTACCTGCAGTACCTGCGCTGCCTGCCCAACGTGCGGCGAGCCGTGCTCATGTGCGAGGACTTCCTGGTGCCCTTCTACCGCAAGTCCGGCTTCAAGGTGCTGGGCCGCTGTGCCATCACCGTGGGCAGCCTGACCTTCAAGGAGATGTGGTACCCCATCAGCGGCCACGCCTACATGAGACGGAACAGCGAGGCCATCCGCTTCCCCAACACCCCCTTGACTGTCCCGCTGGCCAAGACGGATGAAAACATGGACGTATGA